CCCGCGAGCCGTACGACGAGGCCCCGCCCGGATCTTCCGGGCGGGGCCTCGTTGCATGATGGGCCGTATGCGCGCTGCCCGCCTCATCAAGATGGTGCTGCTCCTCCAGTCGAGACCCGCCATGACCGCCGCCGAACTCGCCCGTGAGCTGGAGGTGTCGGAGCGGACGGTGACCCGGGACGCGCAGGCGCTGTCGGAGGCGGGGGTGCCGGTCTACGCGGACCGCGGGCGCGGCGGCGGCTACCGGCTGGTCGGCGGCTACCGGACCCGGCTGACGGGGCTGGCGCGCGGTGAGGCGGAGGCGCTGTTCCTGTCCGGGGTGCCGGGCGCGCTGCGCGAGATGGGTCTCGAGGACGCGGCGTCCGCGGCCCGCCTGAAGGTGTCGGCCGCGCTGCTGCCGTCGCTGCGGGACGCCTCAAGGACGGCCGCGCAGCGCTTCCATCTGGACGCCCCGAACTGGTTCGCGGAGCCGGGGACGCCCCCGCTGCTGCCCGCGGTCGCGGACGCGGTCTGGGACGACCGCGGGATCACCGCCCGCTACCGGGGCCGGGAGGCGGGGGTGGAGGTGGAACGGGAACTGGAGCCGTACGGGCTCGTGCTGAAGGCGGGCGTCTGGTACCTGTGCGCGCGGGTGGCGGAGACCTTCCGGGTGTACCGGGTCGACCGGTTCACGGCGGTCGAGGCGCGGGAGGAACGGTTCGCCCGGGACGCCGAGTTCGATCTGCCCGGCTTCTGGGAGGAGCGGGCCGCGCAGTTCGCCCGGTCGATCCTGCGGGACGAGGTGGTGGTGCGGCTGTCGGCGGAGGGCGTGCGCGCGCTGCCGCACGCCGTCGACCCGGTGGCGGCCCGGGACGCGCTGGCGTCCGCCGGGCCGCCGGACCCGGCGGGCCGGGTGACGGTGACGCTCGGCGTGGAGTCGCAGGAGGTCGCCCACGCCCAGCTGACGGCCCTGGGACCGGAGGCGGAGATCCTCTCCCCACCCGCCCTGCGCGCCCGCTTCACGGAGGACGCGGCCCGGTTGCGAGGACTGTACGAGGGGTGAGGGGCGGCGGGGGGGCGGGGACGCGAGGCTGCTCGGCGGGGGGGGAGAGAGAGCGTGAGGGTGCGCGGCGGGGCGGAGTTGAGGCTGGGGTGAGGCTCGGTTGCTCGGTTGCTCGGCGGCTCGGTTGCGCGGTTGCGCGGTTGCGCGGTGATGGGCCTCGGCCCGTGACGGTGAACGGACACCGGTCGGGCGGGGCCGGGGCGTGGGCCAGGTGGTGGGCCCGGTGGTGGTGGGCCGATACCGGCGTGCGGGACGGCCAGGGGGCGCGGTGTTCCGGTGATAACAATCCGCCGCACTCCGCGTGCGCCCCACCCGCCCAGGACGGATGCTGGACCCGTGATGGACGAGACGGAGTTCTGGGAGCTGGTGGACGCCACCCGCGAGGCCGCCGAGGGCGACCCCGAGGAGCAGAGCGACCTGCTCGTGGAGCGGCTGCTGCGCCTCGACCCGGAGCAGGTGCTCGACTTCGCCCGGCACTTCGAGGCCCGCTTCAACCGGGCGTACACCTGGGACCTGTGGGGCGCGGCCTGGGTGCTCCTCGACGGCGCGGGCGACGACGTCTTCGACTTCTTCCGCTGCTGGCTGATCGGCCAGGGCCGCGAGGTGTACGAGGGCGCGGTGCACGACCCGGACGCGCTCGCCGAACTGCTGCCCGACTTCGACGAGGAGATCGACGGCGACGGCGAGGAGCTCGGCTACGCGGCCGACGAGGCCTACGAACAGCTCACCGGTGACGTCGCCCCCGACCTCGGCATCGCGCCCGCGCCCGCGGAACCGGCGGGCGCCCCCCTCGACTTCGAG
The sequence above is a segment of the Streptomyces griseoviridis genome. Coding sequences within it:
- a CDS encoding helix-turn-helix transcriptional regulator, with amino-acid sequence MRAARLIKMVLLLQSRPAMTAAELARELEVSERTVTRDAQALSEAGVPVYADRGRGGGYRLVGGYRTRLTGLARGEAEALFLSGVPGALREMGLEDAASAARLKVSAALLPSLRDASRTAAQRFHLDAPNWFAEPGTPPLLPAVADAVWDDRGITARYRGREAGVEVERELEPYGLVLKAGVWYLCARVAETFRVYRVDRFTAVEAREERFARDAEFDLPGFWEERAAQFARSILRDEVVVRLSAEGVRALPHAVDPVAARDALASAGPPDPAGRVTVTLGVESQEVAHAQLTALGPEAEILSPPALRARFTEDAARLRGLYEG
- a CDS encoding DUF4240 domain-containing protein encodes the protein MDETEFWELVDATREAAEGDPEEQSDLLVERLLRLDPEQVLDFARHFEARFNRAYTWDLWGAAWVLLDGAGDDVFDFFRCWLIGQGREVYEGAVHDPDALAELLPDFDEEIDGDGEELGYAADEAYEQLTGDVAPDLGIAPAPAEPAGAPLDFEDDRVLAQRFPALWGRFRD